A window of the Gemmatirosa kalamazoonensis genome harbors these coding sequences:
- a CDS encoding cytochrome c oxidase assembly protein — protein sequence MLLTAPRVALAHPGRPPEPHDLAGAWLTEPGAVVAVLLLGLAYAWGVVRLRRRAGPDRGVTRGAVVAFALGWLALAGALVSPLHPLGAALFSAHMAQHELLMAVAAPLLVLGRPLVALAWALPRRTHRGAARLARTVRPLHALAEPWTATAIHGAAVWMWHAPALYGLALRSEAAHALQHASFLGTALLFWWAVLGARGRDRLATRLLVLFLTALHTGALGALLTFADRPLIAAYLTTTAPWGFTPLEDQELAGLIMWIPGGVAYLAAGLWILSGVLRADAPVATPLGAQASSSARAARASALPS from the coding sequence TTGCTCCTGACGGCGCCGCGCGTTGCGCTCGCCCATCCCGGTCGGCCCCCGGAGCCGCACGATCTCGCCGGCGCATGGCTCACAGAGCCCGGCGCGGTCGTCGCCGTGCTGCTGCTCGGCCTCGCCTACGCGTGGGGCGTCGTCCGGCTGCGCCGGCGGGCGGGCCCCGACCGGGGCGTGACGCGCGGCGCCGTCGTCGCGTTCGCGCTCGGCTGGCTCGCGCTCGCCGGGGCGCTCGTGTCGCCGCTCCATCCGTTAGGCGCCGCGCTGTTCTCGGCGCACATGGCGCAGCACGAGCTGCTCATGGCCGTCGCCGCGCCGCTGCTCGTGCTCGGCCGGCCGCTCGTCGCGCTGGCGTGGGCGCTGCCGCGACGCACGCACCGCGGCGCGGCGCGGCTCGCCCGCACGGTGCGCCCGCTCCACGCGCTGGCCGAGCCGTGGACCGCGACCGCGATACACGGGGCCGCGGTGTGGATGTGGCACGCGCCGGCGCTGTACGGGCTCGCGCTGCGCAGCGAGGCGGCGCACGCGCTGCAGCACGCGAGCTTCCTCGGCACCGCGCTGCTCTTCTGGTGGGCCGTGCTCGGCGCGCGCGGACGCGACCGGCTCGCCACGCGGCTGCTCGTGCTGTTCCTCACCGCGCTGCACACCGGCGCGCTCGGCGCGCTGCTGACGTTCGCCGACCGGCCGCTCATCGCGGCGTACCTCACCACCACCGCGCCGTGGGGGTTCACGCCGCTCGAGGATCAGGAGCTCGCGGGGCTCATCATGTGGATCCCCGGCGGCGTCGCGTACCTCGCCGCGGGGCTGTGGATCCTCTCGGGCGTGCTGCGCGCCGATGCGCCCGTCGCGACGCCGTTAGGCGCTCAGGCGTCGAGCAGCGCGCGCGCGGCGCGGGCGAGCGCGTTGCCGTCGTAG
- a CDS encoding proline iminopeptidase-family hydrolase has product MRRHLLVALLPLVVAAACRAGSSTPSDSARAGATPPNATAAYFDTAGRTDVLSGGVRLIPITTPKGTFHVWTKRIGNNPRVKVLLLHGGPGATHEYMEAFDSYFPAANVEYYYYDQLGSFYSDNPKDSSLVNTARYVEEVEQVRKALGLDRTNFYLLGQSWGGLLATEYALKYQQNLKGLVISNMMSSIPAYNEYAHKVLMPAMDQKALAEIQAIEARKDFQSPRYMALLTPNFYEQHLLRMPADSWPDPVKRAFAHINEDVYVPMQGPSEMGASGKLEHWDRTADLPKITVPTLVIGAKYDTMDPAFMERMAKSMPHARYLYCPNGSHMAMYDDQHTYMDGVIRFIHDVDAGRF; this is encoded by the coding sequence ATGCGCCGCCACCTCCTCGTCGCGCTCCTGCCCCTCGTCGTCGCGGCCGCGTGCCGCGCCGGCTCGTCCACGCCGAGCGACAGCGCGCGCGCGGGCGCCACGCCGCCTAACGCGACCGCGGCCTACTTCGACACCGCCGGCCGCACCGACGTCCTCTCCGGCGGCGTACGCCTCATCCCGATCACGACGCCGAAAGGCACGTTCCACGTCTGGACGAAGCGCATCGGCAACAACCCGCGCGTGAAGGTGCTGCTGTTGCACGGCGGTCCGGGCGCGACGCACGAGTACATGGAGGCGTTCGACTCGTACTTCCCGGCCGCGAACGTCGAGTACTACTACTACGACCAGCTCGGCTCGTTCTACAGCGACAACCCGAAGGACTCGTCGCTCGTGAACACGGCGCGCTACGTCGAGGAGGTCGAGCAGGTGCGGAAGGCGTTAGGCCTCGACCGCACCAACTTCTACCTGCTGGGCCAGTCGTGGGGCGGGCTGCTCGCCACGGAGTACGCGCTGAAGTACCAGCAGAACCTGAAAGGGCTCGTCATCTCGAACATGATGTCGAGCATCCCGGCGTACAACGAGTACGCGCACAAGGTCCTCATGCCGGCGATGGACCAGAAGGCGCTGGCCGAGATCCAGGCCATCGAGGCACGGAAGGATTTCCAGAGCCCACGCTACATGGCGCTGCTCACGCCGAACTTCTACGAGCAGCACCTGCTGCGCATGCCGGCGGACTCGTGGCCCGACCCCGTCAAGCGCGCGTTCGCCCACATCAACGAGGACGTGTACGTCCCGATGCAGGGGCCGAGCGAAATGGGCGCGAGCGGGAAGCTCGAGCACTGGGACCGCACCGCGGACCTGCCGAAGATCACCGTGCCGACGCTCGTCATCGGCGCGAAGTACGACACGATGGACCCGGCGTTCATGGAGCGCATGGCGAAGTCGATGCCGCACGCGCGGTACCTCTACTGCCCGAACGGGAGCCACATGGCCATGTACGACGACCAGCACACGTACATGGACGGCGTGATCCGGTTCATTCACGACGTGGACGCGGGGCGATTCTGA
- the treZ gene encoding malto-oligosyltrehalose trehalohydrolase: MTSTSTPERAAPRCATTPTTTPARHDGRRRPTHGATPTADGTRFTVWAPHARDVALRLYDTRGDALRDVPLEPLDRGEFAIDVPGVRAGADYALVLDGGDALPDPASRWQPRGVHGPSRVVDPAAFRWTDAAWQGLARPADYVIYELHVGTFTDAGTFDAAIAHLAELRALGVTAIEIMPVAEFPGDRNWGYDGVHLYAPSRAYGGPDALRRLVDAAHAHGIAVVLDVVYNHVGPEGNYLERFGPYFTDRYQTPWGRAVNYDGPGADGVRRHVIENACYWVEEFHVDALRLDAIHGIYDFGARHVLAELTDGVHALAESLGRRVHLIAESDLSDPRVVRPTSEHGLGFDAQWADDLHHAVHVALTGESAGYYADFARYGSSHADNAETVETTIDECRGRAVAALIAALRAPFVYDGRYAPSRDRVFGASAEGIPRERFVVCSQNHDQIGNRAHGDRLATLVGLAQQKLAAAIVLLSGYVPMLFMGEEYGETRPFQYFVSHSDADLVHAVREGRRREFAEFAWSGEVPDPVDEATFRRSTLDRSVRRRAPHAQLQALYRDLLAIRAREPALRPDGARVRVDGDADRGWVRVTFGDACCAVFNLGAEPRVVPLPEIRGAWRGILSTDDVAYGGAGATCVREGPRGDAVRLAPFTAELFAHDDA; this comes from the coding sequence GTGACGAGCACCTCCACGCCTGAGCGCGCCGCGCCACGCTGCGCGACCACTCCGACGACCACCCCGGCCCGACACGACGGACGGCGCAGACCGACCCACGGTGCGACGCCGACCGCCGACGGGACGCGCTTCACGGTGTGGGCGCCGCACGCGCGCGACGTGGCGCTGCGGCTCTACGACACGCGCGGGGACGCGCTGCGCGACGTGCCGCTCGAGCCACTGGACCGCGGCGAGTTCGCGATCGACGTGCCGGGCGTGCGCGCCGGCGCCGACTACGCGCTCGTGCTCGACGGCGGCGACGCGCTCCCCGATCCGGCGAGCCGCTGGCAGCCGCGCGGCGTGCACGGACCGTCGCGCGTCGTCGATCCCGCGGCGTTCCGGTGGACCGACGCGGCGTGGCAGGGGCTCGCGCGGCCGGCGGACTACGTCATCTACGAGCTGCACGTCGGCACGTTCACCGACGCGGGCACGTTCGACGCCGCGATCGCGCACCTCGCCGAGCTGCGCGCGTTGGGCGTCACGGCGATCGAGATCATGCCGGTGGCGGAGTTCCCGGGCGACCGCAACTGGGGCTACGACGGCGTGCACCTGTACGCGCCGTCGCGCGCGTACGGCGGCCCCGACGCGCTGCGCCGCCTCGTCGACGCCGCGCACGCGCACGGCATCGCCGTGGTGCTCGACGTCGTCTACAACCACGTCGGCCCCGAGGGAAACTACCTCGAGCGCTTCGGCCCGTACTTCACCGACCGCTACCAGACGCCGTGGGGACGCGCGGTGAACTACGACGGCCCCGGCGCGGACGGCGTGCGCCGCCACGTGATCGAGAACGCGTGCTACTGGGTGGAGGAGTTCCACGTCGACGCGCTGCGACTCGACGCGATCCACGGGATCTACGACTTCGGCGCGCGGCACGTGCTCGCGGAGCTCACGGACGGCGTGCACGCGCTCGCCGAATCGTTAGGCCGCCGCGTGCATCTCATCGCGGAGAGCGATCTCAGCGACCCGCGCGTCGTGCGCCCCACGTCCGAGCACGGCCTCGGCTTCGACGCGCAGTGGGCGGACGATCTGCACCACGCCGTCCACGTCGCGCTGACCGGCGAGTCGGCGGGCTACTACGCGGACTTCGCCCGCTACGGTTCGTCGCACGCGGACAACGCGGAGACGGTGGAGACGACGATCGACGAGTGCCGCGGCCGAGCGGTGGCGGCGCTGATCGCCGCGCTCCGCGCCCCGTTCGTGTACGATGGGCGCTACGCGCCGTCGCGCGACCGCGTGTTCGGCGCGAGCGCGGAGGGGATCCCGCGCGAGCGGTTCGTCGTGTGCAGTCAGAACCACGACCAGATCGGCAACCGCGCGCACGGCGACCGGCTCGCGACGCTCGTCGGGCTCGCGCAGCAGAAGCTCGCCGCCGCGATCGTGCTGCTGTCGGGCTACGTGCCGATGCTGTTCATGGGCGAGGAGTACGGCGAGACGCGGCCGTTCCAGTACTTCGTGAGCCACTCCGATGCGGATCTCGTGCACGCCGTGCGCGAGGGACGCCGCCGCGAGTTCGCCGAGTTCGCGTGGAGCGGCGAGGTGCCGGATCCGGTGGACGAGGCCACGTTCCGCCGCTCCACGCTCGACCGGAGCGTGCGCCGGCGCGCGCCGCACGCGCAGCTCCAGGCCCTCTACCGCGACCTGCTCGCGATCCGGGCGCGCGAGCCGGCGCTGCGGCCCGACGGCGCGCGCGTGCGGGTCGACGGCGACGCGGACCGCGGATGGGTGCGCGTGACGTTCGGCGACGCGTGCTGCGCGGTGTTCAATCTCGGAGCCGAGCCGCGCGTCGTGCCGCTGCCGGAGATCCGGGGCGCGTGGCGCGGCATCCTGTCGACCGACGACGTCGCGTACGGCGGCGCGGGCGCGACGTGCGTTCGCGAGGGCCCGCGCGGCGACGCGGTGCGGCTCGCGCCCTTCACGGCGGAACTGTTCGCGCACGACGACGCGTAG
- a CDS encoding SulP family inorganic anion transporter — translation MFVPKLVTTLRGYDRAQLVRDLTAGVIVGIVALPLSIAFAIASGVTPDRGLYTAIVAGFLISALGGSRVQVGGPTGAFVVIVYGIVQRYGVGGLTVATLMAGVMLVAFGVAKLGVAIRFIPRPLVTGFTSGIAVIIASGEIKDFLGLRMGAVPAPFVEKLAAIGAHLGTVNGRAFGVALLALAILILWPRVSHRVPGPLVALLVTTAVVRGFGLDVETIGSRFGAISASLPHPVMPHLTFAEAASLVGPAFTIALLGGIESLLSAVVADGMIGGQHRSNMELVAQGVANVASALFGGIPATGAIARTATNVKNGGRTPVAGMVHAATLLLITLFFGRWAGLVPMATLASILLVVAYHMSEWRVFRNELSSPRGDVAVMLVAFLLTVLVDLTVAIEVGMVLAAFLFMKRMAEVTQVRAVAVAGGPSDDPDADEAPDPDATGHYRVPRGVEVYEINGPFFFGAAAAFKDTLARVAGKPKVLVLRMRRVPTIDATGLHALTDVVHRSRRDGSLVLLSEVQPQPLQALQRSVVLDEIGEEHLCPTLKDALTAAEEHIAARRLLHGTGRHAAVT, via the coding sequence GTGTTCGTCCCGAAGCTCGTCACCACCCTGCGCGGCTACGACCGCGCGCAGCTCGTCCGCGACCTCACCGCGGGCGTGATCGTCGGCATCGTGGCGCTCCCGCTGTCGATCGCGTTCGCGATCGCGAGCGGCGTCACGCCCGACCGCGGCCTGTACACGGCGATCGTCGCCGGCTTCCTCATCTCCGCCCTCGGCGGCTCGCGCGTGCAGGTGGGCGGGCCGACGGGGGCGTTCGTCGTCATCGTCTACGGCATCGTGCAGCGGTACGGCGTCGGCGGCCTCACCGTCGCGACGCTGATGGCCGGCGTGATGCTCGTCGCGTTCGGCGTGGCGAAGCTCGGCGTCGCGATCCGGTTCATCCCGCGGCCGCTCGTCACCGGATTCACGTCGGGGATCGCGGTGATCATCGCCAGCGGCGAGATCAAGGACTTCCTCGGCCTGCGCATGGGCGCCGTCCCGGCGCCGTTCGTGGAGAAGCTCGCCGCGATCGGCGCGCACCTCGGCACGGTGAACGGGCGCGCGTTCGGCGTGGCGCTGCTCGCGCTCGCGATCCTGATCCTGTGGCCGCGCGTGAGCCACCGCGTGCCGGGACCGCTCGTCGCGCTGCTCGTGACGACGGCCGTCGTGCGCGGCTTCGGCCTCGACGTGGAGACGATCGGGAGCCGCTTCGGCGCGATCAGCGCGTCGCTGCCGCACCCCGTGATGCCGCACCTCACGTTCGCCGAGGCGGCGTCGCTCGTCGGGCCGGCGTTCACCATCGCGCTGCTGGGCGGCATCGAGTCGCTGCTCTCGGCCGTGGTCGCGGACGGCATGATCGGTGGGCAGCATCGCTCGAACATGGAGCTCGTCGCGCAGGGCGTGGCGAACGTCGCGTCCGCGCTGTTCGGCGGCATCCCCGCCACCGGCGCCATCGCGCGCACGGCGACGAACGTGAAGAACGGCGGCCGCACGCCGGTGGCCGGCATGGTGCACGCGGCCACGCTGCTGCTCATCACGCTGTTCTTCGGCCGTTGGGCGGGGCTCGTCCCGATGGCGACGCTCGCGTCGATCCTGCTCGTGGTGGCGTACCACATGAGCGAGTGGCGCGTGTTCCGCAACGAGCTCTCGTCGCCGCGGGGCGACGTCGCCGTGATGCTCGTGGCGTTCCTGCTCACGGTGCTCGTCGACCTCACCGTCGCGATCGAGGTCGGGATGGTGCTCGCCGCGTTCCTGTTCATGAAGCGCATGGCCGAGGTGACGCAGGTGCGCGCCGTGGCCGTCGCCGGCGGCCCGTCGGACGACCCCGATGCCGACGAGGCGCCCGATCCCGACGCCACGGGGCACTACCGCGTGCCGCGCGGCGTCGAGGTCTACGAGATCAACGGGCCGTTCTTCTTCGGCGCCGCGGCGGCGTTCAAGGACACGCTCGCGCGCGTCGCGGGGAAGCCGAAAGTGCTCGTGCTGCGCATGCGCCGCGTGCCGACGATCGACGCGACGGGACTGCACGCGCTCACCGACGTCGTGCACCGCAGTCGCCGCGACGGCTCGCTCGTGCTCCTGTCGGAGGTGCAGCCGCAGCCGCTCCAGGCGCTCCAGCGCTCCGTGGTGCTCGACGAGATCGGCGAGGAGCACCTCTGCCCGACGCTGAAGGACGCACTGACCGCGGCCGAGGAGCACATCGCGGCGCGCCGGCTGCTACACGGCACCGGGCGGCACGCGGCGGTGACGTGA
- a CDS encoding quinoprotein dehydrogenase-associated putative ABC transporter substrate-binding protein produces the protein MVTHPSPTRRRRRLVAVLTVAAALVVAAVLVARGRGAAAAAPTASAADGGAALSPRDAAQAPSGLAPAVWVAGTPGARVLRACADPNNLPFSDSTGAGFENHIAELLATELHARLEYTWWAQRRGYVRNTLAAGACDVLLGIPASFDRALRTRPYYRSTYVFVTQRGGPHVRSFDDPVLKRLRIGVSVVGDDYAATPPVHALLARDVPPDHLRGYTVYGDYREPAPPARVVDAVARGDVDVAIAWGPLAGYFAARAPRPLAVTPVSPQIDLPFLPFVFDIAMGVRRGDTALRDSLDAILVRRKPTIDSLLASYHVPRLDVAGP, from the coding sequence ATGGTCACGCATCCGTCGCCCACTCGGCGCCGTCGCCGGCTCGTCGCCGTGCTCACGGTCGCCGCTGCACTCGTCGTCGCCGCGGTCCTCGTCGCGCGCGGCCGCGGCGCCGCCGCTGCCGCGCCGACCGCGTCCGCGGCGGACGGCGGCGCGGCCCTCTCGCCGCGCGACGCGGCGCAGGCGCCGTCCGGTCTCGCGCCCGCCGTGTGGGTCGCCGGCACCCCCGGTGCGCGCGTGCTGCGTGCGTGCGCCGACCCGAACAACCTGCCGTTCTCCGACAGCACCGGCGCGGGGTTCGAGAATCACATCGCGGAGCTGCTCGCGACCGAGCTGCACGCGCGGCTCGAGTACACCTGGTGGGCGCAGCGGCGCGGCTACGTGCGCAACACGCTCGCCGCCGGCGCCTGCGACGTGCTGCTCGGCATCCCGGCGAGCTTCGACCGCGCGCTGCGTACGCGGCCGTACTATCGCTCGACGTACGTGTTCGTCACGCAGCGCGGCGGCCCACACGTGCGGTCGTTCGACGACCCGGTGCTGAAGCGGCTGCGCATCGGCGTCAGCGTCGTCGGCGACGACTACGCGGCGACGCCGCCGGTGCACGCGCTGCTCGCGCGCGACGTGCCGCCGGACCACCTGCGCGGCTACACGGTGTATGGCGACTACCGCGAGCCGGCGCCGCCGGCGCGCGTGGTGGACGCGGTCGCGCGCGGTGACGTGGACGTCGCGATCGCGTGGGGACCGCTCGCCGGCTACTTCGCCGCGCGCGCGCCGCGGCCGCTCGCGGTCACGCCGGTGTCGCCGCAGATCGACCTGCCGTTCCTGCCGTTCGTGTTCGACATCGCGATGGGCGTGCGGCGCGGCGACACGGCGCTGCGCGACTCGCTCGACGCGATCCTCGTGCGGCGCAAGCCGACGATCGACAGCCTGCTCGCGTCGTACCACGTGCCACGGCTCGACGTGGCGGGGCCGTGA
- a CDS encoding beta-propeller fold lactonase family protein has protein sequence MRGRRVTRLTIFGAAATLLAGGARGAPAQTATRAPVIAVSDEVGHEVRLVDAGTGATLATIPTNARARGIHASRDGKRVYVALSDDAVNAQSSADAIAVIDVATRRIVERLPAGSDPEQFAVTSDDRWLVASNEDASAASVVALDGGGVAATLVVGIEPEGVAVSPDGRWALVTAETSNSVSIVDLRARVVAGAVLVDPRPRGVAFSVDGARAYVSAEIGGTLSEIDVRRKTVARTVPLEHGAGKPVGVAVSPDGRRVYVANGAADAVSVLDARTLRPVGRVAVGRRPWGIAVSRDGRWIATANGLADTISLIDATTLQVVRTVPAGRRPWGVTFLP, from the coding sequence GTGCGGGGCCGGCGCGTGACGCGCCTAACGATCTTCGGCGCGGCCGCGACGCTGCTCGCGGGCGGGGCGCGCGGCGCGCCGGCGCAGACGGCGACGCGCGCGCCCGTGATCGCGGTGAGCGACGAGGTCGGGCACGAGGTGCGGCTCGTCGACGCGGGCACCGGCGCGACGCTCGCCACGATTCCCACGAACGCGCGCGCGCGCGGCATCCACGCGAGCCGCGACGGGAAGCGCGTGTACGTCGCGCTCAGCGACGACGCGGTGAACGCGCAGTCGAGCGCCGACGCGATCGCCGTGATCGACGTCGCGACGCGGCGCATCGTCGAGCGGCTGCCGGCGGGCAGCGATCCGGAGCAGTTCGCGGTGACGTCCGACGACCGATGGCTCGTCGCGTCGAACGAGGACGCGAGCGCCGCGTCGGTCGTCGCGCTCGACGGCGGCGGCGTTGCCGCGACGCTCGTCGTCGGGATCGAGCCCGAGGGCGTCGCGGTGAGCCCCGACGGCCGGTGGGCGCTCGTCACGGCGGAGACGAGCAACTCGGTGTCGATCGTGGATCTCCGTGCGCGCGTGGTGGCCGGCGCGGTGCTCGTCGACCCACGACCGCGCGGCGTGGCGTTCTCCGTCGACGGCGCGCGCGCCTACGTCAGCGCGGAGATCGGCGGCACGCTGAGCGAGATCGACGTGCGGCGGAAGACCGTCGCGCGCACCGTGCCGCTCGAGCACGGCGCCGGCAAGCCGGTCGGCGTGGCGGTCTCGCCCGACGGTCGCCGGGTGTACGTCGCGAACGGCGCGGCCGACGCGGTGAGCGTGCTCGACGCGCGCACGCTGCGTCCCGTGGGGCGCGTGGCCGTCGGACGCCGGCCGTGGGGGATCGCGGTGAGCCGCGACGGGCGGTGGATCGCGACGGCGAACGGGCTCGCCGACACGATCTCGCTCATCGACGCGACGACGCTGCAGGTGGTGCGCACGGTCCCCGCCGGCAGGCGGCCGTGGGGCGTGACGTTCCTCCCCTGA
- a CDS encoding sulfite exporter TauE/SafE family protein, producing the protein MSAPLFALLVFVGSLAAGLLGALTGIGGGIVIVPMLTTLFHVDLRYAIGASLVSIIATSSGAAAAYVREGWTNVRVGILLEVGTTIGALGGAAIAPLVPTSALSILLGVVLLLTTWRSLQAPASHDTDAPSHPWARRLRLESWYPTPSGPRAYGVQAVPVGFSLMFLAGVFSALLGIGSGVLKVLAMDRYMKLPLKVSTTTSNFMIGVTAAASAGVYLHRGYILPEIAAPVMLGVLAGAMLGARLLGAARTRALRLLFNGVVIVLAVQMLYAGVRGLP; encoded by the coding sequence ATGTCCGCTCCTCTGTTCGCGCTGCTCGTGTTCGTCGGCTCGCTCGCCGCGGGGCTGCTCGGCGCGCTCACCGGGATCGGCGGCGGCATCGTCATCGTGCCGATGCTCACGACGCTGTTCCACGTCGACCTGCGCTACGCGATCGGCGCGTCGCTCGTGTCGATCATCGCGACGTCGTCGGGCGCCGCGGCGGCGTACGTGCGCGAGGGGTGGACGAACGTGCGCGTCGGCATCCTGCTCGAGGTCGGGACGACGATCGGTGCGCTCGGCGGCGCCGCGATCGCCCCGCTCGTGCCGACGAGCGCGCTCTCCATCCTGCTCGGCGTCGTGCTGCTGCTCACGACGTGGCGCTCGCTGCAGGCGCCAGCGAGCCACGACACCGACGCGCCGTCGCACCCGTGGGCGCGGCGCCTGCGCCTCGAGTCGTGGTACCCGACGCCGAGCGGGCCGCGCGCGTACGGCGTGCAGGCGGTGCCGGTCGGGTTCTCGCTCATGTTCCTCGCCGGCGTCTTCTCCGCGCTCCTCGGCATCGGTTCGGGCGTGCTGAAGGTGCTCGCCATGGACCGCTACATGAAGCTGCCGCTCAAGGTCTCGACGACGACGAGCAACTTCATGATCGGCGTCACCGCGGCGGCGAGCGCCGGCGTCTACCTGCACCGCGGCTACATCCTCCCCGAGATCGCCGCGCCGGTGATGCTCGGCGTGCTCGCCGGCGCGATGCTCGGCGCGCGATTGCTCGGCGCCGCGCGCACGCGGGCGCTGCGGCTGCTCTTCAACGGCGTCGTGATCGTCCTCGCGGTGCAGATGCTGTACGCGGGCGTGCGAGGGTTGCCATGA
- a CDS encoding DUF1634 domain-containing protein, which yields MSGPSDRRVEVVVGRVLQVGVVAAAIVVLAGAALALAQGRHPTTASFRVFHPESTPLLGSVHGAVRGALSLDGRATMQLGLVLLVATPIARVALTLVAFLLQRDRVYVLLTAVVLALLVYGLAVGG from the coding sequence ATGAGCGGGCCGAGCGATCGACGGGTGGAGGTCGTCGTCGGGCGCGTGCTGCAGGTCGGCGTCGTGGCCGCGGCGATCGTGGTGCTCGCCGGTGCCGCCCTCGCGCTCGCGCAGGGCCGCCATCCCACGACGGCGAGCTTCCGCGTCTTTCACCCCGAGTCGACGCCGCTGCTGGGGAGCGTGCACGGCGCGGTGCGCGGCGCCCTGTCGCTCGACGGACGCGCCACCATGCAGCTCGGCCTCGTGCTCCTCGTGGCGACGCCGATCGCGCGCGTGGCCCTCACGCTCGTGGCGTTCCTGCTGCAGCGCGATCGCGTGTACGTGCTGCTCACGGCGGTGGTGCTCGCGCTGCTGGTCTACGGCCTCGCCGTCGGCGGCTGA
- a CDS encoding Crp/Fnr family transcriptional regulator codes for MTHRNRILAALPPEELAVLEPVLERVDLVTRRVLCDSGKPIPAVCFPEDAVISSLSVMADGSAIETATIGNEGMTGLALFHGVDQTPEQSFVQVPGVGHLIAAEAFRDVLPRCPTLRAQLHLFSQALYSLVAQSSGCNRKHGVDQRCARWLLLVHDRVGRDRIELTQLFLSQMLGVRRATVTVAAGVLQKAGAIRYSRGRITVVDRALLEAASCECYAVIRSTFDRLMTGRSTPSPLAALRLSEDGMTLVGDGAPLSRSVR; via the coding sequence ATGACTCATCGTAACAGAATCCTCGCCGCGCTTCCGCCCGAGGAGCTGGCCGTGCTGGAGCCCGTGCTCGAGCGCGTGGACCTCGTCACGCGGCGAGTGCTCTGCGATTCCGGCAAGCCGATCCCAGCCGTCTGCTTTCCCGAAGACGCCGTCATCTCGTCGCTCAGCGTGATGGCGGACGGCTCCGCCATCGAGACGGCGACGATCGGCAACGAAGGGATGACCGGGCTCGCGCTGTTCCACGGCGTCGACCAGACGCCCGAGCAGTCGTTCGTGCAGGTGCCCGGCGTGGGGCATCTCATCGCGGCCGAGGCGTTCCGCGACGTGCTGCCGCGCTGTCCGACGCTCCGCGCCCAGCTGCACCTGTTCTCCCAGGCGCTGTACTCGCTCGTCGCCCAGTCGTCGGGGTGCAACCGCAAGCACGGCGTCGACCAGCGGTGCGCGCGCTGGCTGCTGCTCGTGCACGACCGCGTGGGGCGCGATCGGATCGAGCTCACGCAGCTCTTCCTGTCGCAGATGCTCGGCGTGCGCCGCGCGACGGTGACGGTGGCGGCGGGCGTGCTGCAGAAGGCGGGGGCGATCCGCTACAGCCGCGGCCGCATCACCGTCGTCGACCGCGCGCTGCTGGAGGCGGCGTCGTGCGAGTGCTACGCCGTCATCCGCAGCACGTTCGACCGACTGATGACCGGCCGCTCGACCCCGAGCCCGCTCGCCGCGCTGCGGCTGTCGGAAGACGGCATGACGCTCGTCGGCGACGGCGCGCCGCTGTCGCGGTCGGTGCGTTAG
- a CDS encoding SDR family NAD(P)-dependent oxidoreductase, with protein sequence MRLKDKVALITGASSGIGAGVAARFAAEGAYVALNFRPGSAPDREAAERAVAGFTTRAVAVEGDVSDRAQVEAMVDRVVRELGRLDVCVCNAGIEVRRDFLDTTDEEWHRVLGVNLFGAFAVSQAAARVMVRQGGGGRLLFMSSVHEDIPFPGYTSYCASKGAVRMLMRNLAMELAPHRITVNNIAPGAIATPINRAVLEDPVAYANAVSEIPLGRFGTPEDVAAVATFLASDEAGYVTGSTYYVDGGLTQQVTLY encoded by the coding sequence ATGCGCCTCAAGGACAAGGTCGCGCTCATCACGGGTGCCAGCTCGGGCATCGGCGCCGGCGTGGCCGCGCGCTTCGCCGCCGAGGGCGCGTACGTCGCGCTGAACTTCCGGCCGGGGAGTGCGCCGGATCGCGAGGCCGCCGAGCGCGCGGTCGCCGGCTTCACGACGCGCGCCGTCGCGGTGGAGGGGGACGTCTCCGACCGCGCGCAGGTGGAGGCGATGGTCGACCGCGTGGTGCGCGAGCTGGGGCGCCTCGACGTCTGCGTGTGCAACGCCGGCATCGAGGTGCGGCGCGACTTCCTCGACACGACCGACGAGGAGTGGCATCGCGTCCTCGGCGTCAACCTCTTCGGCGCGTTCGCGGTGAGTCAGGCGGCGGCGCGCGTCATGGTGCGGCAGGGCGGCGGGGGGCGGCTGCTGTTCATGTCGTCGGTGCACGAGGACATCCCGTTCCCCGGGTACACGTCGTACTGCGCGAGCAAGGGCGCGGTGCGGATGCTGATGCGCAACCTGGCGATGGAGCTCGCGCCGCACCGCATCACCGTCAACAACATCGCCCCCGGGGCGATCGCGACGCCGATCAACCGCGCGGTGCTCGAGGATCCGGTGGCGTACGCCAACGCGGTGAGCGAGATCCCGCTGGGCCGCTTCGGCACGCCGGAGGACGTCGCCGCCGTCGCGACGTTCCTGGCGAGCGACGAGGCGGGCTACGTCACCGGCAGCACGTACTACGTGGACGGCGGGCTGACGCAGCAGGTGACCCTGTACTGA